In a single window of the Streptacidiphilus sp. P02-A3a genome:
- a CDS encoding glycoside hydrolase family 76 protein: protein MRINTRVRSGLARVLALAAAVAVAVALAGAAPASATPAPTAAAATAAAATTTAATAAAATTTAASSAGSARPANTSVCSKYCDGRDPAVAVGDRDASVATVWSRSIELHISDPDDMAWAGITNGSPTDEVWLDRSWDGGQTWSDGSKLGDTTIPSGDTGWRTLMDNIDNPSAGQTGVVRACGKAGNRVDIACTPWEKADIGSGTAADSAEALAAYWNPATGLWDSGPYSWQDANALTALTDYMRRSGNASYPSVISTTYNDNINSANFTDSYIDDTGWWGLAWLDAYEYTDNNSYLDVAEADANYMSQYWDNTCGGGVWWSTAKTYKNAIANELYLELNAELHNDIPGDSAYLGRAQAEWSWFQGSGLINSNDLINDGLTTSTCTNNGEATFSYNQGVILAGLGQLYHATGNSSLLTSAENIATAATTHLTSNGILVDPCEPNGCASDGFSFKGAFVRGLSDFQRLTGVSTYSTFLSAQADSIESNDTDSVGQSGLAWAGPLADVDYPDTQSALDALNSQL, encoded by the coding sequence ATGCGGATCAACACACGTGTGCGATCGGGCCTGGCCCGGGTGCTCGCACTGGCCGCAGCCGTAGCCGTAGCCGTGGCGCTCGCCGGTGCCGCACCGGCGAGCGCGACCCCCGCGCCCACGGCAGCGGCGGCGACGGCAGCAGCGGCGACGACCACGGCGGCGACGGCAGCAGCGGCGACGACCACGGCGGCGAGCAGCGCCGGTTCCGCCCGGCCGGCCAACACCTCGGTCTGCTCCAAGTACTGCGACGGCCGTGATCCGGCCGTGGCCGTCGGGGACCGTGACGCGTCGGTGGCCACCGTCTGGTCCCGCTCCATCGAGCTGCACATCTCGGACCCCGACGACATGGCCTGGGCCGGCATCACCAACGGCTCACCCACCGACGAGGTGTGGCTCGACCGCTCCTGGGACGGCGGCCAGACCTGGAGTGACGGCTCCAAGCTCGGCGACACCACCATCCCCAGCGGCGACACCGGCTGGCGCACCCTGATGGACAACATCGACAACCCTTCCGCCGGACAGACCGGTGTCGTCCGCGCCTGCGGCAAGGCGGGCAACCGCGTCGACATCGCCTGCACCCCCTGGGAGAAGGCCGACATCGGATCCGGTACGGCGGCGGACTCCGCGGAAGCCCTCGCGGCGTACTGGAACCCCGCCACCGGCCTGTGGGACTCGGGGCCGTACAGCTGGCAGGACGCCAACGCGCTGACCGCGCTGACCGACTACATGCGCCGGTCAGGCAACGCCAGCTACCCGTCGGTGATCTCCACGACCTACAACGACAACATCAACTCGGCGAACTTCACCGACTCCTACATCGACGACACCGGCTGGTGGGGCCTGGCCTGGCTGGACGCCTACGAGTACACCGACAACAACTCCTACCTCGACGTCGCCGAGGCCGACGCGAACTACATGAGCCAGTACTGGGACAACACCTGTGGCGGCGGCGTGTGGTGGTCCACCGCCAAGACCTACAAGAACGCCATCGCCAACGAGCTCTACCTCGAACTCAACGCCGAACTCCACAACGACATCCCCGGTGACAGCGCCTACCTGGGACGCGCGCAGGCGGAGTGGAGCTGGTTCCAGGGCAGCGGCCTGATCAACTCCAACGACCTGATCAATGACGGCCTCACCACCTCCACCTGCACAAACAACGGCGAAGCCACCTTCAGCTACAACCAGGGCGTGATCCTCGCCGGCCTCGGCCAGCTCTACCACGCCACTGGCAACAGCTCACTGCTCACCTCCGCCGAGAACATCGCCACCGCCGCCACCACCCACCTGACCAGCAACGGGATCCTGGTCGACCCCTGCGAGCCCAACGGCTGCGCCTCCGACGGCTTCTCCTTCAAGGGCGCCTTCGTCCGCGGCCTGTCCGACTTCCAGCGGCTGACCGGAGTCTCGACCTACAGCACCTTCCTGAGCGCGCAGGCCGACTCGATCGAGAGCAACGACACCGACTCGGTCGGCCAGTCTGGTCTCGCCTGGGCCGGTCCCCTGGCCGACGTCGACTACCCGGACACCCAGTCCGCCCTCGACGCGCTCAACAGCCAACTCTGA
- a CDS encoding phosphotransferase family protein: MYSRLPFGDALRARLGPPGRARRLDSSPRSRVWRVELPAAPVIVKQVVDGPDADHRYARELAALRLASRAEPPVVPALLATDPEQRVLVLEQVEHRPPPRDWIVDYAAALARLHATGKPQDAGVLPAWSPPTGRDTASFLALAQALGASVPPGVAGELDALVDRLARAPGNALLHGDPCPGNDLHTGDGVRFIDFEQASLGNGLMELAYLRIGFPTCWCATSADAPLLERAEAAYRTAWTTATGTEPEGDLTDACAGWLLRGDALVERARRESVDHLARLPGKDWSWGTATARQRLLHRLTVVAALTASRPDLSAFHHLATDLRRHTHSRWPTLLPLPSHRP; encoded by the coding sequence ATGTACTCGCGACTGCCGTTCGGGGACGCACTACGGGCCCGGTTGGGGCCGCCGGGACGGGCTCGGCGGCTGGACAGCAGCCCGCGCTCGCGGGTGTGGCGGGTCGAGCTGCCCGCCGCGCCGGTGATCGTCAAGCAGGTCGTCGACGGCCCGGACGCCGACCACCGCTACGCGCGCGAGCTGGCCGCGCTGCGGCTGGCGAGCCGCGCCGAACCACCGGTGGTACCCGCGCTGTTGGCCACCGACCCCGAGCAGCGGGTACTGGTCCTGGAGCAGGTGGAACACCGTCCGCCGCCGCGCGACTGGATCGTCGACTACGCCGCCGCCCTGGCCCGGCTGCACGCCACCGGGAAGCCGCAGGACGCGGGCGTGCTGCCCGCCTGGTCGCCGCCCACCGGTCGTGACACCGCCTCCTTCCTGGCCCTGGCCCAGGCGTTGGGAGCCAGCGTGCCGCCGGGCGTGGCCGGTGAACTCGACGCCCTGGTAGACCGGTTGGCCCGGGCGCCGGGCAACGCGCTGCTGCACGGCGATCCCTGCCCGGGCAACGACCTGCACACCGGCGACGGCGTCCGGTTCATCGACTTCGAGCAGGCCTCGCTGGGCAACGGCCTGATGGAACTGGCCTACCTGCGCATCGGCTTCCCCACCTGCTGGTGCGCGACCAGCGCGGACGCCCCGCTGCTGGAGCGGGCCGAGGCCGCCTACCGCACCGCCTGGACCACCGCTACCGGTACCGAGCCCGAGGGCGACCTGACCGACGCCTGCGCGGGCTGGCTGCTGCGCGGCGACGCGCTGGTCGAGCGGGCCCGCCGCGAGAGCGTCGACCACCTGGCCCGGCTCCCCGGCAAGGACTGGAGCTGGGGCACCGCCACCGCCCGGCAGCGCCTGCTGCACCGGCTCACCGTGGTCGCCGCGCTGACCGCCTCCCGCCCCGACCTGTCCGCCTTCCACCACCTCGCCACCGACCTGCGCCGACACACCCACTCCCGCTGGCCCACCCTCCTCCCGCTGCCGTCCCACCGCCCGTAG
- the lgt gene encoding prolipoprotein diacylglyceryl transferase, with the protein MNGFHVGPLFVHFYALMYIVGISLAVLVGRRRWSAAGGDPAMVEEIALWGVPFGILGGRLYFDLTTPSQIPPHWWGPLAVWDGGLGIWGGVALATAVCVWRLRKAGTSVTGMMDALAPSLLIASGIGRIGNYFNQELFGGPTHLPWALQIAPQFRPPGYLQDTTFHPTFLYELIWDLLLAAVLVWLGHHRKLAPGSLFALYIAGYSTFRMFEESLRVDYSQHFLGLRLNFYVAAALTLGALIWLTLLQRHQHTTPTEPQPEPDEAPDSAGDDPDDDDPEPPRSSAPAAEHPRD; encoded by the coding sequence GTGAACGGCTTCCACGTGGGGCCGTTGTTCGTGCACTTCTACGCGCTGATGTACATCGTCGGGATCAGCCTCGCCGTGCTGGTCGGCCGACGCCGCTGGAGTGCCGCCGGAGGCGACCCGGCGATGGTCGAGGAGATCGCCCTGTGGGGAGTGCCCTTCGGCATCCTCGGCGGACGCCTGTACTTCGACCTCACCACCCCCTCCCAGATCCCCCCGCACTGGTGGGGACCACTGGCGGTATGGGACGGCGGCCTGGGCATCTGGGGCGGCGTCGCCCTGGCCACCGCCGTCTGCGTCTGGCGGCTACGCAAAGCGGGCACCAGCGTCACCGGCATGATGGACGCCCTCGCCCCCAGCCTGCTCATCGCCTCCGGCATCGGCCGGATCGGCAACTACTTCAACCAGGAACTCTTCGGCGGCCCCACCCACCTGCCCTGGGCACTGCAGATCGCCCCACAGTTCCGCCCCCCGGGCTACCTCCAGGACACCACCTTCCACCCCACCTTCCTCTACGAACTCATCTGGGACCTCCTGCTCGCCGCCGTCCTGGTCTGGCTCGGACACCACCGCAAACTCGCCCCCGGCAGCCTCTTCGCCCTCTACATCGCCGGATACTCCACCTTCCGCATGTTCGAGGAATCACTACGCGTCGACTACTCCCAACACTTCCTCGGACTACGCCTCAACTTCTACGTCGCCGCCGCACTGACCCTCGGCGCCCTGATCTGGCTCACCCTCCTGCAACGCCACCAACACACCACCCCCACCGAACCACAACCCGAGCCCGATGAGGCACCCGACAGCGCCGGGGACGACCCGGACGACGACGATCCGGAGCCTCCCCGGAGCAGCGCCCCGGCGGCCGAGCACCCCCGGGACTGA
- a CDS encoding tetratricopeptide repeat protein: MDGAKAGVRLATDPESHDLPPRVVFNLAVRSQKSGDAAAARAGYRQTIDSQHSEWAPTAAVNLGSMLAREGDVTGARAAYQVAIDSHHRDQAPRAADSLGLLLKRSGDAEDAKAAFQLAVDSCHRDLAPRATYNLAVLLTETGDTSAALAAFRLAVDSHHPQWAPKAAIGLGNQLAEAGNVTGARAAYQVAIDSRRPEQVSEAALNLGVLLAGTGDPQGARAAYQLAIDTPHPDHTPHAASYLGFLLADLPDKTDARKAFQQAIDSGHHEHAPEAALGLGLLFHDAENRPAAEAAYRRVLASRHPEWAPKAALNLGVLLKKSGDNTGARAAYQVAIDSGHPEHASKGALALGLLHLKAGDTEGARAAFRLAVDSPHQQVADFAREALQQLDGG; this comes from the coding sequence GTGGACGGTGCCAAGGCTGGAGTCAGGCTGGCCACCGACCCCGAGAGCCACGACCTACCGCCGCGCGTTGTCTTCAATCTCGCCGTACGGAGCCAGAAATCGGGGGACGCGGCGGCTGCACGGGCCGGTTATCGCCAGACCATCGACTCGCAGCACTCCGAGTGGGCGCCGACCGCGGCCGTGAACTTGGGCTCGATGCTGGCACGGGAGGGGGACGTGACCGGTGCGCGGGCCGCCTACCAGGTCGCCATCGACTCCCATCACCGCGACCAGGCCCCACGCGCCGCGGACAGCCTGGGGCTGCTGCTGAAACGGTCCGGGGACGCGGAAGACGCGAAGGCCGCCTTCCAACTGGCCGTCGACTCGTGCCACAGGGACCTCGCCCCGCGAGCAACGTACAACCTCGCCGTGCTGTTGACGGAAACGGGCGACACCTCGGCCGCGCTGGCCGCCTTCCGCCTGGCCGTGGACTCCCACCACCCGCAGTGGGCCCCGAAGGCAGCGATCGGCCTGGGAAATCAGCTTGCCGAGGCGGGAAACGTAACCGGTGCACGGGCGGCCTACCAGGTAGCCATCGATTCCCGCCGTCCTGAGCAGGTCAGCGAAGCAGCCCTCAACCTCGGGGTCCTGCTGGCGGGGACCGGTGACCCGCAGGGCGCGCGAGCCGCATATCAGCTGGCCATCGACACCCCGCACCCGGACCACACCCCGCACGCGGCCTCCTACCTCGGCTTCCTGCTCGCCGACCTGCCGGACAAGACCGACGCACGGAAGGCGTTCCAGCAAGCCATTGACTCCGGACACCACGAACATGCCCCGGAGGCCGCACTCGGCCTCGGTCTGCTGTTCCACGACGCGGAGAACCGGCCGGCCGCAGAGGCGGCCTACCGACGGGTTCTCGCCTCCCGCCACCCGGAGTGGGCCCCGAAGGCAGCGCTCAACCTCGGCGTTCTGCTCAAGAAGTCGGGCGACAACACGGGCGCACGTGCGGCCTATCAGGTAGCCATCGACTCGGGACATCCGGAGCACGCTTCCAAGGGGGCACTCGCGCTCGGCCTGCTGCACCTGAAAGCCGGTGACACCGAGGGTGCGCGGGCCGCCTTCCGACTGGCCGTCGACTCGCCCCACCAGCAGGTTGCGGATTTCGCGCGAGAGGCGCTCCAGCAGCTGGACGGCGGCTGA
- a CDS encoding LLM class flavin-dependent oxidoreductase, producing MSQLPQQPVTFGIKTTPMRVSYADILRVWQEADELPEIADAWLWDHLMPIVGPKDGTVLEGWTALSALAARTQRLRLGLLVTSNRLRNPALLGKMATTVDVISDGRLVMGLGVGGTHQPTGAGGIAGENPAAAEYAGYGMTLVSPGEGIARLAETITVLRGMWTQDVLDFHGPYHRLTGNRHEPKPVQRPGPPILIGGWGTRLLRLVAEQADIWNVPGPPHNSVELVTERSQVLDAHCAAIGRDPRAITRSVQYIVTYDDPAADRAALTALIAAGFTHIVLSLRAPYPPNVAHQLVDQLIHPLHELGRPAVTRTPSVPRG from the coding sequence ATGAGTCAACTACCGCAGCAGCCAGTTACGTTCGGCATCAAGACCACTCCGATGCGGGTCTCCTACGCGGACATCCTGCGCGTCTGGCAGGAAGCCGACGAACTGCCCGAGATCGCCGACGCCTGGCTGTGGGACCACCTGATGCCCATCGTCGGCCCCAAGGACGGCACGGTGCTGGAAGGGTGGACAGCGCTCAGCGCACTCGCCGCACGCACCCAGCGGCTGCGCCTGGGACTGCTGGTCACCAGCAACCGGCTCCGCAATCCCGCCCTGCTCGGGAAGATGGCCACCACCGTGGACGTCATCTCCGACGGACGGCTGGTCATGGGCCTGGGCGTCGGCGGCACCCACCAGCCCACCGGAGCCGGTGGCATCGCGGGCGAGAACCCGGCCGCCGCCGAATACGCCGGATACGGCATGACCCTGGTATCCCCCGGCGAGGGCATCGCCCGGCTCGCGGAAACCATCACGGTACTGCGCGGCATGTGGACCCAGGACGTCCTCGACTTCCACGGCCCCTACCACCGGCTGACCGGCAACCGCCACGAACCCAAGCCGGTCCAGCGCCCAGGGCCGCCGATCCTGATCGGCGGCTGGGGCACGCGGCTGCTGCGGCTGGTCGCCGAACAGGCGGACATCTGGAACGTCCCCGGCCCACCGCACAACAGCGTCGAGCTGGTCACCGAACGCAGCCAGGTCCTGGACGCCCACTGCGCCGCCATCGGCCGCGACCCGCGCGCGATCACCCGTTCCGTCCAGTACATCGTCACCTACGACGACCCCGCCGCGGACCGCGCCGCGCTCACCGCACTGATCGCGGCAGGCTTCACCCACATCGTCCTCAGCCTGCGCGCCCCCTATCCCCCGAACGTGGCCCACCAACTGGTGGACCAGCTGATCCACCCGCTGCACGAGCTCGGCCGGCCGGCGGTGACCCGCACACCCAGCGTGCCCAGGGGGTGA
- a CDS encoding MarR family winged helix-turn-helix transcriptional regulator, whose product MPSDTSPTVLSSRLGYLLKHAQLRYAQASAQALAPLGLDGRDLAVLAVLGSGVPLSQQEAADQLGVDRSTMVGVVDALEARALAERRRSPADRRKNIVELTDQGRALLRRAEHVRQDAERRFLAPLPAAEADTLLRALGTLAAEPGPQA is encoded by the coding sequence ATGCCGAGCGATACGAGCCCTACCGTCCTGTCGAGCCGCCTGGGCTACCTGCTCAAGCACGCCCAACTGCGCTACGCCCAGGCCTCGGCCCAGGCGCTGGCCCCGCTCGGCCTGGACGGCCGTGACCTGGCGGTGCTGGCCGTGCTCGGATCCGGGGTCCCGCTGTCCCAGCAGGAAGCGGCCGACCAACTCGGCGTCGACCGCAGCACCATGGTTGGCGTGGTCGACGCCCTGGAGGCCCGGGCGTTGGCGGAGCGCCGCCGCAGTCCCGCTGACCGGCGCAAGAACATCGTCGAACTCACGGATCAGGGGCGGGCGTTGCTGCGGCGGGCGGAGCACGTCCGGCAGGATGCCGAGCGCCGTTTCCTGGCGCCGCTGCCCGCCGCCGAGGCCGACACCCTGTTGCGGGCGCTGGGCACGCTGGCCGCCGAGCCGGGACCGCAGGCCTGA
- a CDS encoding VOC family protein: protein MDFVSIRIITDDVTRLVTFYEKATEVPATWSTEDFAELRTASGTVAIAHTRTVALFAAGSSRPADNHSVVIEFLVDDVDRTYERLTGQVTDFVNEPTTMPWGNRSLLLRDPDGNLVNFFTPVTAAAIAKFGR, encoded by the coding sequence ATGGACTTCGTCTCGATCCGGATCATCACCGACGACGTCACCCGCCTCGTCACCTTCTACGAGAAGGCCACCGAGGTCCCGGCGACCTGGTCCACCGAGGACTTCGCCGAGCTGCGGACCGCCTCCGGCACCGTCGCCATCGCCCACACCCGCACCGTCGCGCTGTTCGCCGCGGGCTCCTCGCGCCCGGCCGACAACCACAGCGTGGTCATCGAGTTCCTGGTGGACGACGTGGACCGGACGTACGAGCGCCTGACCGGCCAGGTCACGGACTTCGTCAACGAGCCCACCACCATGCCCTGGGGCAACCGGTCGCTGCTGCTGCGCGACCCGGACGGCAACCTCGTCAACTTCTTCACCCCGGTCACCGCGGCCGCGATCGCGAAGTTCGGCCGCTGA
- a CDS encoding YafY family protein produces the protein MSRPTGRVLTLLELLQSGGTRTMAELADRLGVDGRTVRRYVDQLVELEVPVEAVRGRYGGYRLAPGYRLPPLMLSDDEAIAVLLGLVAGSRTGLTTAAATAGETAAAKIRRVLPRRLAGRLEAVLESLAFTQPPGESAAPDAAVLLTVADAVRHHRPVSIRYTDRQDRRSERTLHPYGLVAHAGRWYVTGHDPAAGEERSFRLDRIADARALPGSFEAPAEPDPAQRLLSGFATADYRYRVRLRIHATADQVRARLPAAVASVHDLDPDPDPDLDPDLDPDADPAAERWLRVELRAERLDWLPPLLAALDRPFLIDQPAELRTLVQEFAARLSARARQAAQQA, from the coding sequence ATGTCCCGACCAACCGGCCGTGTGCTGACCCTGCTGGAGCTGCTGCAATCGGGCGGCACCCGCACGATGGCCGAACTCGCCGACCGGCTCGGCGTGGACGGTCGCACCGTGCGGCGGTACGTGGACCAGCTGGTCGAGCTGGAGGTGCCGGTCGAAGCGGTGCGGGGCCGCTACGGCGGCTACCGGCTGGCCCCCGGCTACCGTCTGCCGCCGCTGATGCTCAGCGATGACGAGGCGATCGCGGTGCTGCTGGGCCTGGTGGCGGGCAGTCGGACGGGGCTGACGACGGCGGCGGCCACCGCGGGCGAGACGGCGGCGGCCAAGATCCGACGGGTGCTGCCGCGGCGGCTGGCCGGGCGGCTGGAGGCGGTCCTGGAATCCCTCGCCTTCACCCAGCCGCCGGGTGAGTCCGCCGCCCCCGACGCCGCGGTCCTGCTGACCGTCGCCGACGCGGTGCGCCACCACCGGCCGGTCTCGATCCGGTACACCGACCGGCAGGACCGACGCAGCGAGCGCACGCTGCACCCGTACGGCCTCGTGGCCCACGCGGGCCGCTGGTACGTCACCGGCCACGACCCGGCCGCCGGGGAGGAGCGGAGTTTCCGGCTCGATCGGATCGCGGACGCGCGGGCACTGCCCGGTTCCTTCGAGGCCCCTGCCGAGCCCGACCCGGCGCAGCGCCTGCTGTCCGGTTTCGCGACGGCCGACTACCGCTACCGGGTCCGCCTGCGGATCCACGCCACCGCCGACCAGGTCCGCGCCCGGCTACCGGCCGCCGTCGCGAGCGTGCACGACCTCGACCCCGACCCCGACCCCGACCTCGACCCGGACCTCGACCCGGACGCGGATCCGGCGGCCGAGCGCTGGCTGCGGGTCGAGCTGCGCGCGGAACGGCTCGACTGGCTGCCTCCGCTGCTGGCGGCCCTCGACCGCCCCTTCCTCATCGACCAGCCCGCCGAGCTGCGGACCCTTGTCCAGGAGTTCGCTGCCCGCCTGTCCGCCCGCGCGCGGCAGGCCGCCCAGCAGGCCTGA
- a CDS encoding pyridoxamine 5'-phosphate oxidase family protein — translation MTELTPLRTKNLDTLYGTATLEWERVEAAIAAVTAGPGRTWFLGTVRADGRPHAAGIGHIWHRGAVFFTTGPGAQKTRNLLADPRCTLTAGLTEWDFVFEGRAVRESDPGVLATITAKYREIGWPAEAQGDVVAAPYSAPSAGPGPWQLYRMTVYTVTATAMTEPQGVTKWWFR, via the coding sequence ATGACCGAGCTCACGCCCCTGCGGACGAAGAACCTGGACACCCTGTACGGCACCGCGACCCTGGAATGGGAGCGGGTCGAGGCGGCGATCGCGGCCGTCACCGCAGGCCCCGGACGCACCTGGTTCCTGGGCACCGTCCGGGCGGACGGCCGCCCGCACGCGGCCGGGATCGGCCACATCTGGCACCGGGGAGCGGTCTTCTTCACCACCGGCCCCGGGGCCCAGAAGACCCGCAACCTGCTCGCCGACCCGCGCTGCACCCTCACCGCGGGCCTGACCGAGTGGGACTTCGTCTTCGAGGGCAGGGCCGTACGCGAGAGCGACCCCGGCGTCCTGGCCACGATCACCGCGAAGTACCGCGAGATCGGCTGGCCCGCCGAGGCCCAGGGCGACGTCGTCGCCGCCCCCTACAGCGCCCCCAGCGCCGGCCCCGGGCCCTGGCAGCTGTACCGGATGACCGTGTACACGGTCACCGCCACCGCGATGACCGAACCGCAGGGCGTGACGAAATGGTGGTTCCGCTGA
- a CDS encoding kinase, producing the protein MCFTPTVGDRALTVVPAQRVKAGEAARQALAALGRAELGGVLEVRSTIPVGKGFGSSSCDIVAAIRAVHDALGRELTPRGTAVIAARVESASDPLMYSGTTVLFAQREGRVVRTLPCLPPLWVLGCDSAPPEGRVLTELMALPAYTAAELASFEGLLEDMVRALEQRDVGLVGKVATESAVINGRYLPNPLLDPAREVAAVCAAAGVQVAHSGTLVGLLFADTPDVRARAAQAARLLRPLGARRFRLHRVH; encoded by the coding sequence GTGTGCTTCACCCCCACCGTCGGCGACCGGGCCCTGACGGTCGTTCCGGCGCAGCGGGTCAAGGCCGGTGAGGCCGCGCGGCAGGCTCTGGCCGCGTTGGGGCGCGCGGAGTTGGGCGGGGTGCTGGAGGTCCGCTCCACGATCCCGGTCGGCAAGGGTTTCGGTTCGTCCTCGTGTGACATCGTGGCGGCGATCCGGGCTGTCCATGACGCGTTGGGGCGGGAGTTGACGCCGCGCGGGACGGCGGTGATCGCGGCGCGGGTCGAGTCGGCGTCCGATCCGCTGATGTACAGCGGGACCACGGTGCTGTTCGCGCAGCGCGAGGGCCGGGTGGTGCGCACGTTGCCCTGTCTGCCGCCGCTGTGGGTGCTGGGGTGCGACTCGGCGCCGCCCGAGGGTCGGGTGTTGACCGAGTTGATGGCTCTTCCGGCTTACACGGCGGCGGAGTTGGCGAGCTTCGAAGGGCTGCTGGAGGACATGGTCCGGGCGCTGGAGCAGCGCGACGTGGGGCTGGTCGGCAAGGTGGCCACCGAGAGCGCCGTCATCAACGGCCGCTACCTGCCGAACCCGTTGCTGGATCCCGCTCGTGAGGTGGCGGCGGTGTGTGCGGCGGCGGGTGTGCAGGTCGCGCACAGCGGGACCTTGGTCGGGTTGCTGTTCGCCGACACCCCCGACGTGCGCGCCCGCGCCGCGCAGGCGGCGCGGCTGCTGCGACCGTTGGGAGCACGCCGCTTCCGCCTGCACCGCGTCCACTGA